The following proteins come from a genomic window of Streptomyces sp. NBC_01716:
- a CDS encoding citrate synthase, which translates to MSDNSVVLRYGDGEYTYPVIDSTVGDKGFDIGKLRAQTGLVTLDSGYGNTAAYKSGVTYLDGEQGILRYRGYPIEQLAESSTFLEVGYLLINGELPKVDELASFKNEITQHTLLHEDVKRFFDGFPRDAHPMAMLSSVVSALSTFYQDSHNPFDEKQRHLSTIRLLAKLPTIAAYAYKKSIGHPFVYPRNDLGYVENFLRMTFSVPAQEYELDPVVVSALDKLLILHADHEQNCSTSTVRLVGSSQANMFASISAGISALWGPLHGGANQSVLEMLEGIQANGGDVDSFIRKVKNKEDGVRLMGFGHRVYKSFDPRAKIIKAAAHDVLSALGKSDELLDIALKLEEHALSDDYFVSRNLYPNVDFYTGLIYRAMGFPTEMFTVLFAIGRLPGWIAQWHEMIKEPGSRIGRPRQIYTGEVLRDFVPVESR; encoded by the coding sequence GTGAGCGACAACTCTGTAGTACTGCGGTACGGCGATGGCGAGTACACCTACCCGGTGATCGACAGCACCGTCGGCGACAAGGGCTTCGACATCGGGAAGCTGCGGGCCCAGACCGGCCTGGTGACTCTGGACAGCGGCTACGGCAACACCGCCGCCTATAAATCCGGCGTCACCTATCTTGACGGTGAACAGGGCATCCTCCGGTACCGCGGCTACCCCATCGAACAGCTGGCCGAAAGCTCGACCTTCCTTGAGGTGGGCTACCTGCTCATCAACGGGGAACTTCCGAAGGTCGACGAGCTGGCGTCCTTCAAGAACGAGATCACCCAGCACACGCTGCTGCATGAGGACGTGAAGCGCTTCTTCGACGGCTTCCCCCGTGACGCGCACCCGATGGCGATGCTGTCCTCAGTGGTCAGCGCGCTGTCGACGTTCTACCAGGACAGCCACAACCCCTTCGACGAGAAGCAGCGTCATCTCTCGACGATCCGGCTGCTGGCCAAGCTGCCGACGATCGCGGCGTACGCCTACAAGAAGTCGATCGGTCACCCCTTCGTCTACCCGCGCAACGACCTCGGCTACGTCGAGAACTTCCTGCGTATGACCTTCTCGGTCCCCGCCCAGGAGTACGAGCTGGACCCGGTCGTGGTCTCGGCCCTCGACAAGCTGCTGATCCTGCACGCGGACCACGAGCAGAACTGTTCGACCTCCACCGTGCGTCTGGTCGGCTCGTCGCAGGCCAACATGTTCGCCTCGATCTCCGCCGGCATCAGCGCCCTGTGGGGCCCGCTGCACGGTGGCGCCAACCAGTCCGTGCTGGAGATGCTTGAGGGCATCCAGGCCAACGGCGGCGATGTCGACTCCTTCATCCGCAAGGTGAAGAACAAGGAGGACGGCGTCCGTCTGATGGGCTTCGGCCACCGCGTCTACAAGAGCTTCGACCCCCGGGCGAAGATCATCAAGGCGGCGGCGCACGATGTCCTCTCGGCGCTCGGCAAGTCCGACGAACTGCTGGACATCGCGCTGAAGCTGGAGGAGCACGCGCTCTCCGACGACTACTTCGTCTCCCGCAACCTCTACCCGAACGTGGACTTCTACACGGGTCTGATCTACCGGGCCATGGGCTTCCCGACCGAGATGTTCACCGTGCTGTTCGCGATCGGCCGGCTCCCCGGCTGGATCGCCCAGTGGCACGAGATGATCAAGGAGCCCGGTTCCCGTATCGGCCGCCCGCGCCAGATCTACACCGGCGAGGTCCTGCGCGACTTCGTTCCTGTCGAGAGCCGCTGA
- a CDS encoding helix-turn-helix transcriptional regulator — MTDRNLWSYKEIAAHIRVQPDTVRSYRKHGLLPRPDHVENGKPYWYADTIRSWVAKRPGNRGRRE, encoded by the coding sequence ATGACGGACAGAAATCTCTGGTCCTACAAGGAGATCGCCGCACACATCCGGGTACAGCCGGACACCGTCCGTTCGTACCGCAAGCATGGTCTGCTTCCGCGGCCGGACCATGTGGAGAACGGCAAGCCCTACTGGTACGCGGACACCATCCGCTCCTGGGTGGCCAAACGCCCGGGCAACAGAGGGCGCAGAGAGTGA
- a CDS encoding TetR family transcriptional regulator, which produces MPEARRGGAVERGVQDGATKAGSDGGDSADAGRPRRRQARGERRIAQILEAAGRVFCTSGYTAASTNSIAREAGVSPGTLYQFFPNKEAIAVELGDVLLNRWRTTYGRALTPTHMDLPLPELLDAVLDPLITFNCENPVFPVLMHGSEIPGQVTEKHAVLHSTLLTRVEEMLGSYLPDTPQAERTRTAEFAFALFMGGMDLILAHEGEERDAYIGELKTAMFRYLEPVVGDMLPRCPAPPETATPDS; this is translated from the coding sequence GTGCCTGAAGCAAGGAGAGGCGGAGCCGTGGAGCGAGGCGTCCAGGACGGCGCGACCAAGGCGGGCAGCGACGGCGGCGACTCCGCCGATGCGGGGAGGCCGCGCCGCCGCCAGGCCCGCGGCGAGCGCCGTATCGCACAGATCCTGGAAGCGGCGGGCCGCGTCTTCTGCACGAGCGGCTACACGGCGGCGAGCACCAACTCCATCGCCCGCGAGGCGGGCGTCTCGCCCGGCACTCTCTACCAGTTCTTCCCGAACAAGGAAGCAATCGCCGTCGAGCTGGGCGACGTACTCCTCAATCGCTGGCGCACGACGTACGGCCGGGCGCTCACACCGACCCACATGGATCTGCCGCTCCCCGAGCTGCTGGACGCCGTCCTCGATCCGCTGATCACGTTCAACTGCGAGAATCCGGTGTTCCCTGTCCTGATGCACGGATCCGAGATCCCGGGGCAGGTGACGGAGAAACACGCCGTCCTGCACTCCACCCTGCTCACCCGGGTCGAGGAGATGCTGGGCAGCTATCTCCCCGACACACCGCAGGCGGAGCGCACGAGGACGGCGGAGTTCGCCTTCGCCCTGTTCATGGGCGGCATGGATCTGATCCTGGCGCACGAGGGCGAGGAGCGGGACGCCTACATCGGGGAGCTGAAGACAGCCATGTTCCGCTATCTGGAACCTGTCGTCGGCGACATGCTTCCCCGTTGCCCGGCGCCGCCGGAGACCGCGACACCGGACTCCTGA
- the iolC gene encoding 5-dehydro-2-deoxygluconokinase, translating into MPEPYDVITMGRIGVDLYPLRTGVPLAQVDTFGKFLGGSATNVAVAAARLGRRSAVITRTGRDAFGDYLHHALREFEVDDRWVTPVDRWPTPVTFCEIFPPDDFPLYFYRQPKAPDLEIHPDELDLDSIRSARIFWMTGTGLCEEPSRAATLTALRTRSEARARNADERQSGQRPGTAVTVFDLDWRPMFWKAPGDGPGSGAPASEDSAPTGAPDDPRALMAVARPLYEQALRHATVAVGNLDECEVAVGEREPYAAAQALLAAGPELAVVKQGPKGVLAVHRDGTTAEVPPVPVEVVNGLGAGDAFGGALCHGLLAGWDLERVMRYANAAGAIVAARLACSSAMPYAREVVQVLGGGPVPTPGTLPPEAAL; encoded by the coding sequence ATGCCTGAGCCGTACGACGTGATCACCATGGGGCGGATCGGCGTTGACCTCTATCCGCTGCGTACCGGAGTCCCGTTGGCACAGGTCGACACCTTCGGGAAGTTCCTCGGCGGTTCGGCGACGAATGTGGCCGTTGCCGCCGCCCGGCTCGGCCGTCGGAGCGCGGTCATCACCCGCACCGGACGGGACGCGTTCGGGGACTATCTCCACCACGCCCTGCGGGAGTTCGAGGTGGACGACCGGTGGGTGACACCGGTCGACCGGTGGCCCACCCCGGTGACGTTCTGCGAGATCTTTCCCCCGGACGACTTCCCGCTCTACTTCTACCGGCAGCCCAAGGCGCCCGATCTGGAGATCCACCCGGACGAGTTGGACCTGGACTCCATCCGGTCGGCACGGATCTTCTGGATGACGGGTACGGGCCTGTGCGAGGAGCCCAGCAGGGCCGCCACGCTGACGGCGCTGCGTACGCGCAGCGAGGCACGCGCACGCAACGCCGACGAGCGTCAGTCCGGGCAGCGGCCCGGAACCGCCGTCACCGTCTTCGATCTCGACTGGCGCCCGATGTTCTGGAAGGCACCGGGCGACGGCCCCGGCTCCGGCGCCCCGGCTTCCGAGGACTCCGCCCCCACCGGCGCGCCCGATGATCCGCGAGCCCTCATGGCCGTCGCCCGGCCCCTGTACGAGCAGGCCCTGCGCCACGCCACGGTCGCAGTCGGCAACCTGGACGAGTGCGAAGTCGCCGTCGGAGAGCGGGAACCGTACGCCGCCGCCCAAGCGCTCCTCGCCGCCGGACCCGAACTGGCCGTCGTCAAACAGGGCCCCAAGGGCGTTCTCGCCGTCCACCGCGACGGCACGACCGCCGAGGTGCCGCCCGTCCCCGTCGAGGTCGTCAACGGCCTCGGCGCCGGGGATGCCTTCGGCGGCGCCCTCTGCCACGGACTGCTGGCGGGCTGGGACCTGGAGCGCGTCATGCGGTACGCCAACGCCGCCGGTGCCATCGTCGCCGCCCGGCTCGCCTGCTCGTCCGCCATGCCGTACGCCAGGGAAGTCGTCCAGGTCCTCGGCGGCGGCCCCGTCCCCACGCCGGGAACGCTGCCCCCGGAGGCCGCCCTGTGA
- the recD2 gene encoding SF1B family DNA helicase RecD2 → MSNLTVLEGVLERITYSNEENGYTVARVDTGRGADLLTVVGSLLGAQPGESLRMEGRWASHPQYGKQFTVENYTTVLPATIQGIRRYLGSGLIKGIGPRIAERIVDHFGVDTLEIIEKEPKRLVEVPGLGPKRTKMIGAAWEEQRAIKEVMIFLQGVGVSTSIAVRIYKKYGDASISVVKNEPYRLAADVWGIGFLTADRIAQAVGIPHDSPDRAKAGLQYSLSQSTDQGHCFLPEEQLISDAVKLLQVDTGLVIDCLAELAAEEEGVVREKVPAPDGGEPVTAVYLVPFHRAELSLSAQLLRLLRAGEDRMPAFQDVVWEKALPWLAGRTGAELAPEQEAAVRLALTRKVAVLTGGPGCGKSFTVRSIVELARAKKAKVVLAAPTGRAAKRLAELTGAEASTVHRLLELKPGGDAAYDRDRPLDADLVVVDEASMLDLLLANKLVKAVAPGAHLLLVGDVDQLPSVGAGEVLRDLLAEDGPVPQVRLTRIFRQAQQSGVVTNAHRINSGVQPITQGLSDFFLFVEDETEEAGKLTVDVAARRIPARFGLDPRRDIQVLAPMHRGPAGAGTLNGLLQQAITPARPELPEKRLGGRVFRVGDKVTQIRNNYDKGQNGVFNGTVGVVTSLNPDDQCLTVRTDEDEEVPYDFDELDELAHAYAVTIHRSQGSEYPAVVIPVTTGAWMMLQRNLLYTAVTRAKKLVVLVGSRKAIGQAVRTVSAGRRFTALDHRLSGSLQTRSFQRDI, encoded by the coding sequence ATGTCCAATCTGACCGTGCTCGAAGGCGTTCTTGAGCGGATCACGTACAGCAACGAGGAGAACGGCTACACGGTCGCCCGCGTCGACACCGGCCGTGGCGCCGATCTGCTGACCGTGGTCGGCTCGCTCCTCGGCGCGCAGCCGGGGGAGTCGCTGCGCATGGAGGGCCGCTGGGCCTCGCACCCCCAGTACGGCAAGCAGTTCACCGTGGAGAACTACACGACGGTCCTGCCCGCGACGATCCAGGGCATCCGCCGCTATCTGGGCTCCGGTCTGATCAAGGGCATCGGCCCGCGCATCGCCGAGCGGATCGTCGACCATTTCGGCGTGGACACCCTGGAGATCATCGAGAAGGAGCCCAAGCGGCTCGTCGAGGTCCCCGGCCTCGGACCCAAGCGGACGAAAATGATCGGCGCCGCCTGGGAGGAACAGAGAGCCATCAAGGAAGTCATGATCTTCCTTCAGGGCGTCGGCGTGTCCACCTCGATCGCCGTCCGCATCTACAAGAAGTACGGCGACGCCTCGATCTCCGTCGTGAAGAACGAGCCCTACCGGCTGGCGGCCGACGTCTGGGGCATCGGCTTCCTCACCGCCGACCGCATCGCCCAGGCCGTCGGCATCCCGCACGACAGCCCCGACCGGGCCAAGGCCGGACTGCAGTACTCGCTCTCCCAGTCCACCGACCAGGGCCACTGCTTCCTGCCCGAGGAGCAGCTCATCTCGGACGCGGTGAAGCTCCTCCAGGTCGACACCGGTCTTGTCATCGACTGCCTGGCCGAGCTCGCCGCCGAGGAGGAGGGAGTCGTCAGGGAGAAGGTGCCGGCCCCCGACGGGGGCGAGCCGGTCACCGCCGTCTATCTGGTGCCCTTCCACCGCGCCGAGCTGTCCCTCTCCGCCCAGCTGTTGCGGCTGCTGCGCGCCGGGGAGGACCGGATGCCCGCTTTCCAGGACGTCGTCTGGGAGAAGGCCCTGCCCTGGCTCGCGGGGCGTACGGGCGCCGAGCTGGCCCCCGAGCAGGAAGCCGCGGTGCGCCTCGCCCTCACCCGTAAGGTCGCCGTCCTCACCGGCGGGCCGGGCTGTGGGAAGTCCTTCACGGTCCGCTCGATCGTGGAGCTGGCCAGGGCCAAGAAGGCCAAGGTGGTGCTCGCGGCGCCCACGGGGCGGGCGGCCAAGCGCCTCGCCGAGCTCACTGGCGCCGAGGCGTCCACGGTCCACCGGCTGCTGGAACTCAAACCGGGCGGGGACGCCGCGTACGACAGGGACCGGCCGCTCGACGCCGATCTGGTCGTGGTCGACGAGGCGTCCATGCTGGACCTGCTGCTTGCCAACAAGCTCGTCAAGGCCGTGGCACCCGGTGCCCATCTGCTGCTCGTCGGTGACGTGGACCAGCTGCCTTCGGTGGGGGCGGGAGAGGTGCTGCGGGACCTGCTGGCCGAGGACGGCCCCGTACCGCAGGTGCGGCTGACCCGGATCTTCCGGCAGGCGCAGCAGTCGGGCGTGGTCACCAACGCCCACCGCATCAACTCCGGGGTCCAGCCCATCACTCAGGGCCTCAGCGACTTCTTCCTTTTCGTGGAGGACGAGACGGAGGAGGCCGGGAAGCTCACGGTGGATGTCGCGGCCCGCCGCATCCCCGCCAGGTTCGGGCTCGACCCCAGGCGCGACATCCAGGTGCTGGCCCCGATGCACCGCGGCCCGGCCGGCGCGGGCACGCTCAACGGCCTGCTCCAGCAGGCGATCACCCCCGCCCGGCCCGAGCTGCCCGAGAAGCGGCTCGGCGGCCGGGTCTTCCGCGTCGGGGACAAGGTCACCCAGATCCGTAACAACTACGACAAGGGGCAGAACGGAGTCTTCAACGGCACGGTCGGGGTCGTGACCTCACTGAATCCGGACGACCAGTGCCTGACGGTGCGTACGGACGAGGACGAGGAAGTGCCGTACGACTTCGACGAGTTGGACGAGCTGGCGCACGCGTACGCGGTGACGATCCACCGCTCGCAGGGCAGCGAGTACCCGGCGGTGGTCATCCCGGTCACCACCGGCGCCTGGATGATGCTCCAGCGCAACCTGCTCTACACGGCGGTCACCCGGGCCAAGAAGCTCGTGGTCCTGGTCGGCTCCCGGAAGGCGATAGGGCAGGCCGTCCGCACGGTCTCGGCCGGCCGCCGCTTCACCGCGCTCGACCACCGGCTCTCGGGCAGCCTCCAGACCCGAAGCTTCCAGCGGGACATCTAG
- a CDS encoding sugar phosphate isomerase/epimerase family protein: MTSSVPPLDRIRVGSAPDSWGVWFPDDPQQVPWQRFLDEVAEAGYEWIELGPYGYLPTDPARLAEETAARGLKVSAGTVFTGLHHGPAVWDTTWAHVADIAALTREMGADHLVVIPSFWRDDKTGQVLENRTLTSAQWQDLTTQTERLGREVRDRFGLNIVVHPHADTHIDSEENVSRFLDATDPDLVSLCLDTGHYAYCGGDSVKLIETYGERIGYLHLKQVDPEILADVIAGEVPFGPAVGRGVMCEPPAGVPALGPVLTAAQKLGVDLFAIVEQDMYPCPPDKPFPIAERTRRFLRSCGA; the protein is encoded by the coding sequence ATGACCTCCTCCGTACCCCCGCTGGACCGCATCAGGGTCGGGTCGGCACCTGACTCCTGGGGCGTGTGGTTCCCCGACGATCCCCAGCAGGTTCCCTGGCAGCGTTTCCTCGACGAAGTGGCCGAGGCCGGATACGAGTGGATCGAACTCGGCCCCTACGGCTACCTCCCCACCGATCCGGCCCGCCTCGCCGAGGAGACGGCCGCGCGCGGTCTGAAGGTCTCGGCGGGCACCGTGTTCACCGGACTCCACCACGGCCCCGCCGTCTGGGACACGACCTGGGCGCATGTCGCCGACATCGCGGCGCTCACCAGGGAGATGGGCGCGGACCATCTGGTCGTCATTCCGTCCTTCTGGCGTGACGACAAGACGGGGCAGGTGCTGGAGAACCGGACGCTGACCTCCGCGCAGTGGCAGGACCTGACGACCCAGACCGAACGGCTCGGCCGCGAGGTGCGCGACCGCTTCGGGCTGAACATCGTGGTCCATCCGCACGCCGACACCCACATCGACAGCGAGGAGAACGTCAGCCGTTTCCTCGACGCCACCGATCCCGATCTGGTGTCACTGTGTCTGGACACCGGGCACTACGCGTACTGCGGCGGTGACAGCGTCAAGCTGATCGAGACCTACGGGGAGCGGATCGGCTATCTGCATCTCAAGCAGGTGGATCCGGAGATCCTCGCCGACGTGATCGCGGGCGAAGTACCGTTCGGGCCGGCCGTCGGACGGGGCGTGATGTGCGAGCCGCCGGCCGGAGTGCCCGCGCTGGGACCGGTGCTGACGGCGGCCCAGAAACTGGGCGTCGATCTCTTCGCCATCGTCGAGCAGGACATGTATCCGTGCCCACCCGACAAGCCCTTCCCGATCGCTGAGCGCACGCGCCGCTTCCTGCGCTCGTGCGGCGCCTAA
- a CDS encoding MMPL family transporter — MSEVNGGPRIGGWTRFVTARPRLSLLVALVITALAVFAGSGVGDRMGSGGWEDPAASSTYATKALEREFPASQPNLLLLVDAGDRGVDDPAVAAEAERLTERLSAEKGVVGVGSYWQTRAPSLRAEKGGEALIAARIVGEEKEAGEILERIAPEFRGTQGLLEVSVGGPVAVRHDIQTIIQEDLLRAELIALPVTLVLLVMVFGSAVAALLPLGVGIVAILGTNAVLRGITEITDVSVFAQNLTTALGLGLAVDYALFIVRRFREELADGAEVRDAVGTTLRTAGRTVLFSALTVAVSLAAMMVFPQYFLRSFAYAGIAVVLLAAAAALILLPAALMLLGHRINSLDLRGLFTRVRKRSAPGGGTADGSPPGAAKAGEAGRGWGRAAALVMRRAPLFAVGTATALVLLGLPFLGVKFGTADDRQLPTSAESRVVQEDIRSGFSGSPGGGLEVLGEGGATSAEYADYRDRVAGLPDVLRVDGPVVSGDHAYFTVLPRGEAVGPEAQRLVRELRAEPAAFDTSVTGTAAVLVDSKDAIAERLPLAAGIIVLVTLLLVFLLTGSVLIPIQAVALNALSLTAMFGAVVWVFQDGNLSGLLGFTSTGDIETTLPVLMFCVAFGLSMDYGVFLISRIKEEYDRGGDHERSVMFGLQRTGGLITAAAVILAVVMVAIGASRVTNTKMLGLGIALAVVMDAMVVRSLLVPAVMKLTGRATWWAPGPLRRFHDRFGVREGEARPAAVTDGAPGSGASDGPDGSVSGAGERDKARV, encoded by the coding sequence ATGTCCGAAGTCAACGGGGGGCCGCGAATCGGCGGCTGGACCCGGTTCGTCACGGCGCGCCCACGGCTTTCGCTGCTGGTCGCCCTGGTGATCACAGCGCTGGCGGTCTTCGCGGGGAGCGGGGTCGGCGACCGGATGGGCAGCGGAGGCTGGGAGGACCCCGCAGCCTCGTCGACGTACGCCACGAAGGCGCTGGAGCGCGAGTTCCCGGCCTCCCAGCCGAATCTGCTGCTTCTCGTCGACGCGGGCGACAGAGGGGTGGACGACCCCGCCGTGGCCGCCGAGGCCGAGCGGCTGACCGAACGGCTGTCCGCCGAGAAGGGTGTCGTGGGCGTCGGGTCGTACTGGCAGACGCGGGCGCCCTCGCTGCGCGCCGAAAAGGGGGGCGAGGCGCTGATCGCGGCCAGGATCGTGGGCGAGGAGAAGGAGGCAGGCGAGATCCTGGAGCGGATCGCGCCCGAATTCCGCGGCACCCAGGGCCTGTTGGAGGTCTCGGTCGGCGGGCCGGTCGCCGTGCGGCACGACATCCAGACGATCATCCAGGAGGACCTGCTCCGGGCCGAGCTGATAGCCCTTCCGGTCACGCTGGTCCTGCTCGTGATGGTCTTCGGCAGCGCGGTCGCGGCCCTGTTGCCGCTGGGTGTCGGCATCGTCGCCATTCTCGGGACCAACGCCGTGCTCCGCGGAATCACCGAGATCACGGATGTGTCGGTCTTCGCGCAGAACCTCACCACGGCTCTGGGGCTCGGACTGGCCGTGGACTACGCGCTGTTCATCGTGCGCAGATTCCGGGAGGAGCTGGCCGATGGCGCCGAGGTGCGGGACGCGGTGGGCACCACGCTGCGCACCGCCGGGCGGACGGTGCTGTTCTCCGCGCTGACGGTGGCGGTGTCGCTCGCGGCCATGATGGTCTTCCCGCAGTACTTCCTGCGCTCGTTCGCCTACGCCGGGATAGCGGTGGTGCTGCTCGCCGCCGCTGCCGCGCTGATCCTGCTGCCGGCCGCGCTGATGCTGCTCGGCCATCGGATCAACTCCCTCGACCTGCGGGGGCTGTTCACTCGCGTACGCAAGCGCTCGGCGCCCGGCGGCGGGACGGCGGACGGATCCCCGCCGGGAGCGGCGAAGGCGGGGGAGGCGGGCCGGGGGTGGGGGCGTGCGGCGGCCCTGGTGATGCGCAGGGCTCCGCTCTTCGCCGTCGGGACCGCCACGGCTCTGGTCCTGCTCGGACTGCCTTTCCTTGGCGTCAAGTTCGGCACGGCCGACGACCGGCAGCTGCCGACGAGCGCGGAGTCCCGGGTGGTCCAGGAGGACATCAGGAGCGGCTTCTCCGGCAGTCCCGGGGGCGGGCTCGAAGTGCTGGGCGAGGGCGGGGCGACCTCCGCCGAGTACGCGGACTACCGCGACCGGGTGGCCGGGCTGCCGGATGTGCTGCGGGTCGACGGCCCTGTCGTCTCGGGCGACCACGCGTACTTCACCGTGCTGCCGCGCGGCGAGGCGGTGGGCCCGGAGGCGCAGAGGCTCGTCCGTGAACTCCGCGCCGAGCCGGCGGCCTTCGACACCTCCGTCACCGGCACCGCCGCCGTACTGGTCGATTCGAAGGACGCCATCGCGGAACGGCTGCCCCTGGCCGCGGGCATCATCGTCCTGGTGACACTGCTGCTGGTCTTCCTGCTGACGGGCAGCGTCCTCATCCCGATACAGGCGGTGGCGCTGAACGCGCTCAGCCTTACCGCGATGTTCGGGGCGGTCGTCTGGGTCTTCCAGGACGGCAATCTCTCGGGGCTGCTCGGTTTCACCTCGACGGGCGACATAGAGACGACGCTTCCGGTGCTGATGTTCTGCGTCGCCTTCGGACTCTCCATGGACTACGGGGTCTTCCTGATATCCCGGATCAAGGAGGAGTACGACCGCGGGGGTGACCACGAGCGCTCCGTCATGTTCGGGCTTCAGCGTACCGGCGGGCTGATCACGGCGGCGGCGGTGATCCTGGCGGTGGTCATGGTCGCCATCGGCGCCTCGCGGGTGACGAACACCAAGATGCTGGGGCTCGGGATCGCGCTCGCCGTGGTCATGGACGCGATGGTGGTGCGCAGTCTGCTGGTCCCGGCGGTCATGAAGCTGACGGGCAGAGCGACATGGTGGGCGCCGGGGCCGCTGCGCCGCTTCCACGACCGGTTCGGGGTGCGCGAGGGGGAGGCACGTCCGGCGGCCGTGACGGACGGCGCCCCCGGGTCCGGGGCATCCGACGGGCCCGACGGGTCTGTGTCCGGGGCCGGTGAGCGGGACAAGGCCAGGGTCTGA
- a CDS encoding Cgl0159 family (beta/alpha)8-fold protein — translation MTRVDASDLVRIRTHHPEAVAEAAARRSRRPLLRPGGRLMIVAADHPARGAMAVGNRRLAMANRVDLLERLCLALSRPGVDGVLATSDILDDLLLLGALEDRVVVGSMNRGGLAGAAFELDDRFTGHRAEDIARLGFDAGKLLLRIDYEDERSADTLLSAARAVDAMAERRLPVFVEPFICRRRDGRLSNDLTAEAVTRSIAIASGLGGTSAYTWLKLPVTENPDDMARVMETSTLPAVLLGGEIGDDQEGAYEKWRKALRLPTVQGLVVGRSLLYPVDGDVAAAVDTAVGLL, via the coding sequence GTGACCCGAGTCGACGCGTCGGATCTCGTACGGATCCGTACGCACCACCCCGAGGCGGTCGCCGAGGCCGCCGCCCGCCGCAGCCGCCGCCCCCTGCTGCGCCCCGGCGGACGGCTGATGATCGTCGCGGCCGACCACCCGGCGCGTGGCGCCATGGCCGTCGGCAACCGCCGGCTGGCCATGGCCAACCGTGTCGACCTGCTGGAGCGTCTCTGCCTCGCGCTGTCCCGCCCCGGCGTGGACGGCGTCCTCGCCACCTCCGACATACTCGACGACCTGCTGCTCCTCGGCGCCCTGGAGGACCGCGTCGTCGTCGGTTCCATGAACCGAGGCGGCCTCGCCGGCGCCGCCTTCGAACTGGACGACCGCTTCACCGGTCACCGCGCCGAGGACATCGCCCGCCTCGGCTTCGACGCGGGCAAGCTGCTGCTGCGTATCGACTACGAGGACGAGCGCTCGGCGGACACCCTCCTGTCGGCCGCGCGCGCCGTGGACGCCATGGCGGAGCGCCGGCTGCCGGTCTTCGTCGAGCCGTTCATCTGCCGCCGCAGGGACGGACGGCTCAGCAACGACCTGACGGCCGAGGCGGTGACCCGCTCCATCGCCATCGCCTCCGGCCTCGGCGGCACCTCCGCGTACACCTGGCTGAAACTGCCCGTCACCGAGAATCCCGACGACATGGCCCGGGTGATGGAGACGTCCACCCTGCCCGCCGTCCTGCTCGGCGGTGAGATCGGCGACGACCAGGAGGGCGCGTACGAGAAGTGGCGCAAGGCGCTGCGCCTGCCCACGGTGCAGGGCCTGGTCGTGGGGCGCTCGCTCCTCTATCCGGTGGACGGCGACGTCGCGGCGGCGGTCGACACCGCCGTGGGCCTGTTGTAG
- a CDS encoding heavy-metal-associated domain-containing protein, producing the protein MTAETKIDTETATGAVTTVYAVTGMTCGHCEGAVTDEISGLDGVTSVKAVAATGRVTVISQAPLDESTVRAAVDEAGYELTGQA; encoded by the coding sequence ATGACCGCAGAGACGAAGATCGATACGGAGACAGCGACGGGCGCAGTCACCACGGTGTACGCGGTCACCGGAATGACGTGCGGGCACTGTGAAGGCGCGGTCACCGACGAGATCTCCGGGCTGGACGGCGTCACATCCGTGAAGGCCGTGGCCGCCACCGGCCGCGTGACCGTGATTTCCCAGGCCCCCCTGGACGAGAGCACCGTGCGCGCGGCGGTCGACGAGGCGGGTTACGAGCTGACGGGCCAGGCCTGA